From a single Papaver somniferum cultivar HN1 unplaced genomic scaffold, ASM357369v1 unplaced-scaffold_19, whole genome shotgun sequence genomic region:
- the LOC113338989 gene encoding sulfated surface glycoprotein 185-like — MGCAAKMKMISRSICLNFLLCFTVVMCFFSHTAIAAMKCKSGETFASTGTLVCLTCNPQCASACPKGSTVTKTNCVPIRFLDTPLCECCCKMPPPPPPPPSPPPPPPPPSPPPPSPPPSPPPPSPSPPPPSPPPPSPSPPPPPSCPQVCPSEFEFQSSPDQPPCTYKLASQIMIM; from the exons ATGGGTTGTGCAGCAAAAATGAAGATGATCAGCAGGAGTATTTGCCTGAATTTTCTTCTATGTTTTACGGTAGTCATGTGTTTCTTTTCAC ATACTGCTATTGCTGCTATGAAATGCAAGTCTGGTGAGACATTTGCCTCAACTGGCACTTTGGTTTGCCTCACTTGCAACCCTCAATGTGCAAGCGCTTGTCCCAAGGGCAGTACAGTTACCAAAACCAATTGTGTTCCAATCAGGTTCCTAGACACACCTTTGTGTGAGTGTTGCTGTAAAatgccaccgccaccaccaccccCACCTTCacccccaccaccaccgccgcctccCTCCCCACccccgccatcaccaccaccatcacctcccccaccatctccatcaccacccccaccatcaccaccaccaccgtcgccaTCACCCCCACCACCTCCCAGCTGCCCTCAAGTCTGTCCAAGTGAGTTTGAGTTCCAGTCGTCACCTGACCAGCCACCGTGCACATATAAGCTGGCTAGTCAGATCATGATTATGTAA
- the LOC113338327 gene encoding leucine-rich repeat extensin-like protein 5, whose translation MGTYKEINKKGESDRSCASFLLGLLFSISLMSCHSQAVAATINKNSLLGYNLLKETPVQRCARTCGVTCPDKCGWDKIVVDYSCDDGSCKCQCQALYPPPSPPPPPPPQLSPPPQVSPPPPPQLSPPPPPSPQVSTPPPPQLSPKHSTPPPLQPLPTPPSPPPASPTPTAPPACPSKPGGHCDREISITLPKLNPNQPKILCNYALTNPMMIQLQQY comes from the exons ATGGGTACCTATAAAGAAATCAATAAGAAGGGCGAAAGCGACCGTAGTTGCGCTAGTTTTCTTCTAGGTTTACTGTTTTCTATAAGTCTCATGTCATGCCATTCGC AGGCAGTGGCTGCAACCATCAACAAAAATTCATTACTTGGCTATAATCTTCTCAAGGAAACTCCAGTACAGCGGTGCGCACGAACTTGTGGTGTAACATGTCCGGATAAATGTGGGTGGGACAAAATTGTCGTAGATTACTCATGTGATGATGGAAGTTGCAAATGTCAGTGTCAAGCATTATATCCACCACCAtccccacctccaccaccaccaccacaactctcCCCTCCACCACAAGTTTCACCTCCTCCCCCTCCCCAACTCTCACCTCCGCCTCCACCCTCTCCACAAGTCTCAACTCCTCCGCCTCCCCAACTCTCACCCAAACACTCTACTCCACCCCCACTCCAACCATTGCCCACGCCTCCATCCCCACCCCCAGCCTCCCCAACACCAACAGCACCTCCAGCTTGTCCAAGTAAGCCAGGAGGACATTGTGATAGAGAAATCAGTATTACGTTGCCAAAATTGAATCCAAACCAGCCGAAGATATTGTGCAACTACGCTCTAACTAATCCAATGATGATTCAGTTGCAGCAGTACTAG